The following DNA comes from Triticum aestivum cultivar Chinese Spring chromosome 3D, IWGSC CS RefSeq v2.1, whole genome shotgun sequence.
AGTGGTGGCAGTGCCGGTGGAGGTCGATGGCATGATAGAGCAGGTGAGGCTGACGTTTGGGACTGGCTATGACCCTCTAATGGCCTAGCTTGCCTCCGGTTGCCGGGTGACGTCATGCTCTCCATGATCCTAGCCAAGGGCGTGTTTATGTTGTCCGCCGGCGGCGACCACATGGCCAACACCTACTTCAATTCAACATGCTCGCTCGGAGCTCCTACGTACCATCCCGCTTGCACGTCCCTTGTGGTCGCCCACGCAGCCGCCTTCCTCAACGGCTTCCTCTTGGCCACCACGCGTTGCGTCGCCGTCATCTCCTTGCTGTGCCCCCACAATCCATCCAACTCCCACATTTTCTCCGCTACCACTCCTGAAGCAACTGCCACGGGGCTTCCCTATTACTTCAGCCCCGATGAAAATGAGTGATGGCATCGGCCAAACCAATTATTATTTTTCAAGGCAAGAAGTGATGTGGGGAGGGTGTGTATAGAACAGAGTGACTTGGCGAGATAGGTGTGTAGCGTAATCGTTGGATGATTTTTTTTGTGAACTCAGCAAGAGAGGTTGCCAAGCTCAAGCCCAGTATTGCGCAATACGTGATTGTGTTTTAGAGGTAAACCCACGCAGGCTGAGCACTGTGCGGCTCATACAACAACAGTGACACTAAAGCTATATTGATGGATTAATCGCTGTCAGATTGAATTGCTTAAGTATGTGTACAATCCATTCTCCGCCGTTCGCTCCTTTGTTAGGTTCCCATGCTCAATGCATATGGTATGTCTTAGGTTGTTGTTCCGTGGCAACGCATGGGCATTCAGCTAGTTAATTTACATTGCAGTGCAAATACAACTATACtattatgatatttttgataatgTGGAAGTCCTTTTAAATATGAATTTAGATAAGTTTACCCTTGTGCCTTGTGGTCATCAGATGTATTTTTTGTTGGACCATTTGATGGCTAAACCGCTGAAGTTGGAGAACTTCACCCCACAAATAAGTCCAGGTCGTTCTATTTTTTACCAAACAATGGGGCTTTTGTGAACATCATTTTCTTTTCGTTCAAGTAGTTATTTTCTTGGGAATTTTTAAATCTTCTCTTTAATGTATATATATCTCATCCATTTTTTGCTTTTTAATAAAATGCAATATATGTTGATATGGGCCCCTTTTTGGGCTTATTCTATTGTGTGTTTTGATTATAGATACGCTTGGAGTCGAAGGGAGGGAAGAATTCGTCAATCATGTTCTGCACAAATGGTGTTCTCTTGAGGGTGTTGATAGGCAGAGTAACTAACATTTCAAAGAGGCAACGCGCGGCTGATGATGTAATTATGGGGATAACGCACATTATTGTGGTAATAATATTTTGTTCTTAAACTTTCAAATATCTTGGTTACACAATTGTGTTTTGAGGTGTGACATGTTCTTGTTATGTTATGCTGCAAGGAAAGGTTTGATGTtagtaaatactccctctgttcacaaatactccctccgtccggaattacttgtcgctcaaacgggTGTATCTAGCTCTAaaatagtgttagatacatccgtttgagctaCAAGTAATTCCGGACGTAGGGAGTATAAGATGTTCCACCTTTTTTCTGATttggatgtatatagacgcattttaatgtgtttgttcactcatttagtCCGTATGttgtccatattgaaatatccaaaacatcttatatttgtgaacggagtgAGTATAGCGGTAAAGCTGTACATCTTACCAAGGTATTTTCTAGGGTATAAGACGTtgttgttgtcgatgatgatgatatCATGTGGGGAACAGCAGTGGCAAAAAACTCGCTTTTCACCAAAGATTTTGCTATTTCCAAAACATTTACCTGTTTACTAGTACTCCCGTTACACCCTTCCACATGTACCACATATTATTATATATTTTGGTATTATCAAGAAAGGAATATCTCCATGGGGCCTCCTTGTTAGTCCAAGGCAAGTTCTTCGCAAATTAACCATGAAACAGATTGTTTGTGAGCTTCAGATATAATTTGGTCAGTGTTTGTCTTTTCCTAATATATGAATTTGTACGAACTTTCTATCGttcatagtgaacctgcaacattgtTGCAGAACTGCAGCTTGTGCACATATTGCACTTAGCCATTTCATTAGATTAATACTTCACTAGAATCATTTTAGATGTATATATTGGGCTTTGTGTTGTTCTATATTGCATTTGAATTAATACTCTCTTTGATTCTCCAGGATGAAATCCATGAAAGGGATAGGTTTTCCGATTTCATGCTGGCTATCTTGAGGTATTTTTGTAACAAAATTTGTGCATATGTTGCATAAATATCACACTGTAATCCTCTAATAATATTTCCTGACCAATTATGTGTAGAGATTTGCTGCCGATGTATCCTCATCTTCATTTGGTAAGAATTATCTTCTTTGTAATTTATTATTCTCGTTGATAAAGTAGGTCCATTTTATACAACTCAAGTATCGACTAGATTTTAGAAAATCCAACTCACCATTGCCATATCTCAAATACTAAATTTTGTCCGGGCATGTTTCCTCGGTCGCAAGAATTCACTGATGCAATTAACAGGTGCTCATGAGTGCAACGATTGATGCTGAGCGGTTTTCACAATATTTCAACGGATGCCCGGTTATCCAAGTCCCAGGCCATACCTATCCGGTTAGTAATACTCTACATTTGCATTATGTGTCTGTAGATCTTTAGTTAGCTGAAAGCTTTGTTGACAACTACATTTTTGACAGGTCAAAACTTTCTATTTGGAGGATGTGCTTTCTATTCTGCAATCTGTAGGTGATAATCATCTTAATCCTGAAACAAATGGTCTGGGACTTGACAGTGTGCTAACCGATGATTACAAAAGCTCAATGGATGAAGCAATTAGCATAGCTTTagtcagtgatgaatttgatcctCTCATTGAGCTTATTTCTATAGAGCAGAACCCAGAAATCTTCAACTACCAACATTCAGAGACTGGTGTGACACCTTTGATGGTTTTTGCCAGGAAGGGTCAGCTTGGGGATGTCTGTATGCTTCTATCATTTGGTGTGGATTGTTCTGCACGGGATCATGATGGAAAATCTGCATTAGATTGGGCACAGCAAGAGAATCAGGTAGAGGCTTATGAAGTTATTAAGAAACATATGGATTGTAGTCCTGcaaaattacctgaagaaaacgagCTGCTTAAGAAATACTTGGCAACTATCAACCCAGAACACATTGATACTGTGCTGATAGAACGCTTGCTTAGAAAAATATGTACTGACTCCAATGAAGGAGCTATCTTAGTCTTCCTTCCTGGTTGGGAAGATATAAATCAAACACGGGAGAGGTTACTTGCTTCTTCCTTTCGGGATTCTTCAAAATTTCTTGTACTGTCACTTCATTCCATGATCCCATCTTCAGAGCAGAAAAAGGTTTTCAAACGTGCACCGGCAGGGGTTCGTAAAATTATTCTCTCAACCAACATAGCGGAGACTGCAGTAACAattgatgatgttgtatttgttATAGATAGTGGGAGGATGAAAGAGAAAAGCTATGATCCATACAATAATGTGTCTACACTTCATACTTCTTGGGTATCTCGAGCTAATGCAAGACAGCGTGAAGGACGTGCCGGTCGTTGTCAGCCAGGAACTTGCTATCATCTTTACTCTAGATTTCGAGCAGCCTCATTGCCAGAATTCCAAATTCCTGAAATTAAGAGGATGCCTATTGAAGAGCTGTGTTTGCAGGTACAGTCCTAGGCTCCTAGCTAATACTTCTGTTGTCCCTAATGTTTAAATTAAACACAATGCTCCTCAGTATTACACTTGGCAGCAATGACATGCGGTGCAGGTTAAACTGCTTGATCCAACAAGATTATCTTGTTATCACTGACAACTGTTTCTTGTATCAATTTTTGTGGTGCAGGTCAAACTGCTTGATCCAAACTCTAAAATAGCAGACTTCTTAAAGAAGACCTTGGATCCTCCAGTTACAGAGACTGTAAAAAATGCTATTACTGTGCTTCAGGATCTTGGTGCTTTAACTCAAAATGAACAGTTGACAGATTTGGGTGAAAAGTTAGGTTCTCTCCCGGTCCATCCATCCACAAGCAAGATGCTCCTGTTTGGTATATTGATGAACTGCCTTGATCCTGCATTGACATTGGCATGCGCAGCAGACTATAGAGATCCTTTCTTCCTTCCTATGGCTCCGGATGAGAGAAAAAGGGCTGCTGCAGCCAAGGTTGAGCTTGCTTCATTATATGGTGGATATAGTGACCAGCTTGCTGTTGTAGCAGCATTTGATTGTTGGACGTGTGCCAAAGTGAATGGACAAGAAGCTTTGTTTTGTTCAAAGTACTTCGTAGCTTCAAACACCATGAATATGTTGTCTAGTATGAGGAAACAACTTCACAGTGAACTAACTCAAAGAGGATTTCTTCCTGCTGATACATCTGCCTGCAGCTTGAATGCTAAAGTTCCAGGTACTCAAGTTTTTATGAAAACAGGAGTTATGAAACACTGCATATAATGTGGTTCCCTTGTGTCCTTTTCCTGCTTTTTGCAATATGAGTGGCAATACGTACAAGGATATATATGTTTATATATGCAGCAAGTCATTTGATTCACCACTTAAGAGAAGCTTCCATTCTCTGAAGTGTGCGTGGAGGTTTCTGTGGCTATTTAAGTAGAAAGCTGCATGCGTTGGTACTTTGAAGAATTACAATCTTGCAGAAATTTCTTTATTATTcaaacataggcatcacatcctttTTAAACCTTGGTAATTACATCATGCAAACCATGGTTACACATTAGTTTGAATAAGATAATATCGCAGTCACATCATATTGTATATATGTGATTTAGTTACCTGGTTCTGTTGAGTTTAAAGTTGTTACTTATGCCAATCACAAGTTTAATGCATTATAGAATTTTGTATTGTATTTCAGATCAATCTTGTTCTAATTTAGAAGCAATCCATTACATACATTTTCGTTTGTAGTAAAGCTATTTTTAATGCATGCACTGGTTTCTATGTTCATTTTCAAATCTTGCTTTGCAGCCTTGTTATGTTTAAATTTGACGGTTTTCTTGCAACTTTGGTAGGTATCATTAGTGCTGTCCTTGTGGCTGGCGCTTACCCAATGGTAGGAAGATTGCTCCCTCCTCGCAAAAATGCTAGAAGGGCAGTTTTGGAAACAGCAAGTGGTGCCAAAGTTCGATTACACCCGCATTCTTCCAACTTTAACTTGTCATTTAATAAATCCTCTGGGAATCCACTAATGGTATTTGATGAAATCACTCGAGGTGATGGTGGAATGTATGTAAAGAACTGTTCAGTTGTTGGATCATATCCTTTACTTCTGCTTGCTACAGAAATAGCTGTTGCTCCACCTGATGATGTAAGTGATGAGGATGATGAAGGTTCCAGTGGGGATGAAGCGGGAAAAAGCACTCTGGGACAACAAAAGGAAGAGATTATGTCTTCTCCCGACAACACTGTTTCAGTTGTTGTTGATCGTTGGCTTCGATTTGATGCTACTGCTCTGGATGTTGCTCAAATATACTGCCTACGAGAACGCCTAGCATCTGCTATTCTTTTCAAAGTAAGATTCAGTTATCTTGTTATCACATTTTCTAATTTAATCTGGGAACAATTCTCTATAGTTTGCTCTGGTTTCCATCTGATGTCCCATAAAGTTTCATGCATCATCTGTCAGGCATATTATCGAACTTATGTTCAATCCATTCTGCACAGCTTTTCCCTCTTCTGGTCTGTACAATTGTTTAAAATACTTGTCTCATTTTGCTTGTAATGCAGGATCTTTACTAAGGAATATATAGCTGTACAAATTATCACACTTAGGATAGAGCATGTGGATCATATGTTGTCACCTTCCCTTCAAACTGTCAAGAGTCATATGAAGTTTGTTACTTTTGTCTTCTTTCTGATGAAAGGATGTTTTGTACAGGTGAAACATCCACAGGATGTTCTCCCGCCTGCTCTTGGAGCAACGATGTATGCGATTGCTTGTATCCTATCGTATGATGGCTTGCCTGGTAATTTGGCAACAAAACATGGTTCAGGTCAGAGCTCAACAGATGCTAGCGGATCAGCTGAGGGAAGGAAAGTTGGTTTTATTCCGCCTGGCGGTTTCCTTATGTCATTGCTATCGGAGGTACCGCCCAATGCACCTCATCATCAGAAGTCATCTAACCATCCAGGGGGTGGTTCAGGGCATATTAGGTCATCGAGGGCCCCCGCTGGTAGATTTAATCAGTCGCAGCAGCATCCTGGCCGCAACAGCTCTGGACCAGGGAGTTCAGCATCACAATCTTTCAAAAGACAGCGGGACGCTGCACGGTGACCGTGGCTCACATGTAATTCCGTACTGGATCCCATGGTTGGGTCTCACAAGAAAAGTGCCATGGTTGGGAATTAATGAGGATTTTGCGGTGTTGTTGGGACGAAGGCAAAATGTGCAAGCAAGGAATATGGAAGGCAATGCCTTAATCTGTCAAGGAGACCATAAGATCTGTTCACCATTTGCAGTTTAGCAGATGAGTACATCTTGTTGTTCTGTTCGCTTGCAGCCTAGCTCTCTTTCATGCCGGGACTACCGTCTAATTTCAATCGATGGTGTATCCGTGTATCAGAGTTGCTAGTACTTGGCTAAAAACCAGGCACCCGGTTTTCTGTTTTAGGACAGTTACTGTACGTGACAGTTAGGATTTAGTAGTATGCGTTGCGGAGACCTATCCTACGAAAAATGTACGTATCTGTATCCTCTGTTTTCCTGCCATGCTCTGTTATCGTGCGATACATCTGGGAACTCCAAAGTGCGATTTATTCAGTCCTTACAATCAAATCCAAAAACTAGGTTGATGCAGTTCAATACAAAAAGCAAACGAAATTTTGTTTATTTTATGTCGTTTCTGTCCTGTTACCGGATTATTTCTGttatcattttatttattttttgttttatcaATAAATTTTTGGAGGTTCTGTGCTTGTTTTTATCGAGTTCTTTTATCCTATGGCTGCTCAACACAGCCAGAGAGCATGTACATGTGCCCTCTTCCCTGAAAGTGTTTAATTCTTTACATGTTGGTTCTTTGTATGCAATATATCTCTACATCTGtctgtttttgaaaaaaaaatagtgTCTGTTTTTAGATGGTAGACAACCATTAAATGGTGGAACTGCAGCGATGTGATCTGGCCCTACGCCGTCTGTAGGATAGCGTCGTAGATTCAAGTGCATCCGTCTTACACGCACACACTCCTCAAATGCATCGGATATAGCAGTACGTTCTTGATGGAGTGGAGTGATAAACGTGGTGGGTCACAGGGCCAGATTAGGCAAAGAAGATACGAGAAGGCTACGTGTAGCACGTGCCTAGCGGGGGGATAGGATGCCAACGTGGTAGCACGTGGAGTTTAGCACGGTGTTTATCCCGCCGCAGAGCTGGAGGATGCCGACAAGCATTTAAGTGGCGCCATCGGTGAAGCGGAAGAGCCTCGCTTGCTGACCGCACAGCTGCGCCCGTGTACGGCGCTTCCTTGGCGGCATCTCATTTCGCGGGGACGCAAGCAACCGTGTTCTGCTACCGCAAAGAAATTCTCATATGATCGAGCCTCAGGGGCCGTGATGGTCATCAGAGGCCATAAGTGTGTACAGTACTTCCTCTGTAATAAAAGTTTGCAGCGGGAATCTTGTAAACTGCGTTGCAATTGCTGAGTCAG
Coding sequences within:
- the LOC123079288 gene encoding DExH-box ATP-dependent RNA helicase DExH6 isoform X2, producing the protein MARISVHPNLSLHHRPLLPQIAPPPRCPRRFPPGPPHQHTKGKATAAGSLQSGTRTGRRAAPNAAAAAPPPPPLRDDGMGRKGPKGAKTNAAALTKAALAAMSEETTVRITTVLEDFRASDAQVHTFEPSLTNQERAAVHAMCKKMGMISKSKGYGERRCLSVYKTKNTQGAVKEEGPSKLGFSEEARQILLDLFTHYPPDDAELNGDAVKNPGDKAAKIQWKTDTAFSRPAMQKHDIAKKIGEGRSKLPIASFKDHISSTLENHQVVLISGETGCGKTTQVPQYILDHVWGKGESCKIICTQPRRISAMSVAERISVERGETVGDTVGYKIRLESKGGKNSSIMFCTNGVLLRVLIGRVTNISKRQRAADDVIMGITHIIVDEIHERDRFSDFMLAILRDLLPMYPHLHLVLMSATIDAERFSQYFNGCPVIQVPGHTYPVKTFYLEDVLSILQSVGDNHLNPETNGLGLDSVLTDDYKSSMDEAISIALVSDEFDPLIELISIEQNPEIFNYQHSETGVTPLMVFARKGQLGDVCMLLSFGVDCSARDHDGKSALDWAQQENQVEAYEVIKKHMDCSPAKLPEENELLKKYLATINPEHIDTVLIERLLRKICTDSNEGAILVFLPGWEDINQTRERLLASSFRDSSKFLVLSLHSMIPSSEQKKVFKRAPAGVRKIILSTNIAETAVTIDDVVFVIDSGRMKEKSYDPYNNVSTLHTSWVSRANARQREGRAGRCQPGTCYHLYSRFRAASLPEFQIPEIKRMPIEELCLQVKLLDPNSKIADFLKKTLDPPVTETVKNAITVLQDLGALTQNEQLTDLGEKLGSLPVHPSTSKMLLFGILMNCLDPALTLACAADYRDPFFLPMAPDERKRAAAAKVELASLYGGYSDQLAVVAAFDCWTCAKVNGQEALFCSKYFVASNTMNMLSSMRKQLHSELTQRGFLPADTSACSLNAKVPGIISAVLVAGAYPMVGRLLPPRKNARRAVLETASGAKVRLHPHSSNFNLSFNKSSGNPLMVFDEITRGDGGMYVKNCSVVGSYPLLLLATEIAVAPPDDVSDEDDEGSSGDEAGKSTLGQQKEEIMSSPDNTVSVVVDRWLRFDATALDVAQIYCLRERLASAILFKVKHPQDVLPPALGATMYAIACILSYDGLPGNLATKHGSGQSSTDASGSAEGRKVGFIPPGGFLMSLLSEVPPNAPHHQKSSNHPGGGSGHIRSSRAPAGRFNQSQQHPGRNSSGPGSSASQSFKRQRDAAR
- the LOC123079288 gene encoding DExH-box ATP-dependent RNA helicase DExH6 isoform X1, whose amino-acid sequence is MARISVHPNLSLHHRPLLPQIAPPPRCPRRFPPGPPHQHTKGKATAAGSLQSGTRTGRRAAPNAAAAAPPPPPLRDDGMGRKGPKGAKTNAAALTKAALAAMSEETTVRITTVLEDFRASDAQVHTFEPSLTNQERAAVHAMCKKMGMISKSKGYGERRCLSVYKTKNTQGAVKEEGPSKLGFSEEARQILLDLFTHYPPDDAELNGDAVKNPGDKAAKIQWKTDTAFSRPAMQKHDIAKKVKMLTSKLNDTRQLRKIGEGRSKLPIASFKDHISSTLENHQVVLISGETGCGKTTQVPQYILDHVWGKGESCKIICTQPRRISAMSVAERISVERGETVGDTVGYKIRLESKGGKNSSIMFCTNGVLLRVLIGRVTNISKRQRAADDVIMGITHIIVDEIHERDRFSDFMLAILRDLLPMYPHLHLVLMSATIDAERFSQYFNGCPVIQVPGHTYPVKTFYLEDVLSILQSVGDNHLNPETNGLGLDSVLTDDYKSSMDEAISIALVSDEFDPLIELISIEQNPEIFNYQHSETGVTPLMVFARKGQLGDVCMLLSFGVDCSARDHDGKSALDWAQQENQVEAYEVIKKHMDCSPAKLPEENELLKKYLATINPEHIDTVLIERLLRKICTDSNEGAILVFLPGWEDINQTRERLLASSFRDSSKFLVLSLHSMIPSSEQKKVFKRAPAGVRKIILSTNIAETAVTIDDVVFVIDSGRMKEKSYDPYNNVSTLHTSWVSRANARQREGRAGRCQPGTCYHLYSRFRAASLPEFQIPEIKRMPIEELCLQVKLLDPNSKIADFLKKTLDPPVTETVKNAITVLQDLGALTQNEQLTDLGEKLGSLPVHPSTSKMLLFGILMNCLDPALTLACAADYRDPFFLPMAPDERKRAAAAKVELASLYGGYSDQLAVVAAFDCWTCAKVNGQEALFCSKYFVASNTMNMLSSMRKQLHSELTQRGFLPADTSACSLNAKVPGIISAVLVAGAYPMVGRLLPPRKNARRAVLETASGAKVRLHPHSSNFNLSFNKSSGNPLMVFDEITRGDGGMYVKNCSVVGSYPLLLLATEIAVAPPDDVSDEDDEGSSGDEAGKSTLGQQKEEIMSSPDNTVSVVVDRWLRFDATALDVAQIYCLRERLASAILFKVKHPQDVLPPALGATMYAIACILSYDGLPGNLATKHGSGQSSTDASGSAEGRKVGFIPPGGFLMSLLSEVPPNAPHHQKSSNHPGGGSGHIRSSRAPAGRFNQSQQHPGRNSSGPGSSASQSFKRQRDAAR